Proteins from one Sander lucioperca isolate FBNREF2018 chromosome 16, SLUC_FBN_1.2, whole genome shotgun sequence genomic window:
- the wipf3 gene encoding WAS/WASL-interacting protein family member 3 isoform X1 has translation MPVPPPPPPPPLAPPPPPPPPPPPNAALPKCPAEPPKFKSGGGGGGRNALLADIQKGARLKKVTQVNDRSAPAVDKPKASTGDVSSSVGASQGSSGGMAPIVPSLGGLFAGGFPTLRPTGQRDLAGKTSVSRSSSSVSLKPLWNPPTPADTSSVSEPPRTGELRGSVHRPPAPSSSAPSSPSHSSKHLPSFPASSPPPHPPTPPSAPPPPLPSQAFQDRPANRPPPPLPSCPPPPPPPSQVTKPTWLPIQHSYHTSISQPSTPPPPPPPPFQPPSAVPGDRSSGCFYTPPPVHSEPSRFPILRDSPLGPPPPPPPPPLPASYTPSCPSTLPPPPPKVAAVPSPAMRSLPPSYPCNAPTRRPPAVPRSAGVARLAPPPAPPARSPSTELTSRIPPPPPPPPLPPSSLRNGHLHNLADDFESKFQFHPVEDFPPPDEFKPIPRIYPSKENRGNPKPPGIRTHLR, from the exons ATGCCagtcccccctcctccccctccgcCTCCTCTGGCTccccctccaccaccaccaccaccaccaccgccCAACGCTGCCCTGCCAAAG tgtccAGCAGAGCCTCCTAAGTTCAAGTCtggtggaggaggtggtggaAGGAATGCCCTGTTGGCCGACATCCAGAAAGGAGCCAGACTCAAGAAAGTCACACAGGTCAATGACCGCAGCGCTCCTGCCGTCGATA AGCCCAAGGCTAGCACTGGAGATGTATCCAGCAGTGTTGGTGCTTCTCAGGGCTCATCAGGAGGGATGGCACCCATTGTACCCTCTTTGGGTGGGCTCTTTGCTGGAGGGTTCCCCACTCTCAGGCCTACAGGACAAAGAGACTTAGCAGGCAAGACTTCAG TGTCCCGATCGAGCTCCTCAGTCTCCCTGAAGCCTCTgtggaacccccccacgccagcagacaccagcagcgtgtctgagcctcccaggacagGGGAGCTCCGAGGCTCTGTCCACCGTCCGCCCGCTCCCTcgtcctctgctccttcctccccctctcacagcagcaagcacctgccttctttccCTGCATCTTCTCCCCCTCCGCATCCACCCAcccctccctctgctcctcccCCACCTCTCCCATCTCAAGCCTTCCAGGACCGGCCGGCCAACAGGCCTCCTCCGCCTCTCCCCTCCTGtccccctcctccacctcctccatccCAAGTCACCAAGCCCACCTGGCTCCCCATCCAGCACTCCTACCACACCTCCATCTCCCAGCCctctactcctcctcctcctcctcctccacctttcCAACCTCCCTCTGCTGTTCCAGGGGACCGCTCCTCAGGGTGCTTCTACACTCCACCCCCAGTCCACTCTGAACCTTCTAGGTTCCCCATCCTGCGGGACAGCCCACTGGGACCTcctcccccacctcctcctccccccctcccagCTTCTTACACCCCCAGCTGCCCGTCcaccctcccccctccaccaccCAAGGTGGCCGCAGTGCCCTCCCCAGCTATGCGCTCTCTGCCTCCCTCGTACCCCTGCAACGCCCCCACCCGACGGCCACCTGCTGTGCCCAGAAGTGCAG GTGTGGCTCGGctggctcctcctccagctccccCGGCACGATCCCCCTCTACCGAGCTGACCAGCCGCATTCCTCCACCACCGCCACCACCTCCTCTGCCTCCATCAAGTCTCAGGAATGGACACCTGCACAACCTGG CAGATGATTTTGAATCCAAGTTCCAGTTCCACCCCGTGGAGGACTTCCCCCCTCCCGATGAATTCAAGCCTATCCCTCGGATCTACCCCAGCAAAGAAAACAGAG GCAACCCCAAACCACCTGGGATTAGGACACATCTAAGATGA
- the LOC116067037 gene encoding proline-rich protein 15-like protein — MTERVPWWKAFLPKKKSGGPKDTSAPHTLDPDFDPFAQQTEKQKDPAASKTSGDQSLSQQESNKSSSLTSDDTYDDSRLESVFNEQTCRRNMKVSRSGRFKEKRRVRSSLPLQEKET, encoded by the coding sequence ATGACAGAGAGGGTCCCATGGTGGAAGGCATTCCTGCCAAAAAAGAAGAGTGGAGGCCCTAAGGACACCAGTGCACCCCACACCCTTGACCCGGACTTTGATCCTTTTGCACAACAGACTGAGAAGCAAAAAGACCCCGCAGCCTCCAAGACCAGCGGCGACCAGTCCCTTTCTCAACAAGAGTCCAACAAGAGCTCCAGCCTCACCAGTGATGACACCTACGACGACTCCCGCCTGGAGTCGGTCTTCAACGAGCAGACGTGCCGCAGGAACATGAAGGTGTCACGCTCAGGTCGATTTAAAGAGAAGCGGAGAGTGCGCTCGAGCCTTCCTCTACAGGAGAAAGAGACTTAG
- the wipf3 gene encoding WAS/WASL-interacting protein family member 3 isoform X2, with translation MPVPPPPPPPPLAPPPPPPPPPPPNAALPKCPAEPPKFKSGGGGGGRNALLADIQKGARLKKVTQVNDRSAPAVDKPKASTGDVSSSVGASQGSSGGMAPIVPSLGGLFAGGFPTLRPTGQRDLAGKTSVSRSSSSVSLKPLWNPPTPADTSSVSEPPRTGELRGSVHRPPAPSSSAPSSPSHSSKHLPSFPASSPPPHPPTPPSAPPPPLPSQAFQDRPANRPPPPLPSCPPPPPPPSQVTKPTWLPIQHSYHTSISQPSTPPPPPPPPFQPPSAVPGDRSSGCFYTPPPVHSEPSRFPILRDSPLGPPPPPPPPPLPASYTPSCPSTLPPPPPKVAAVPSPAMRSLPPSYPCNAPTRRPPAVPRSAGVARLAPPPAPPARSPSTELTSRIPPPPPPPPLPPSSLRNGHLHNLDDFESKFQFHPVEDFPPPDEFKPIPRIYPSKENRGNPKPPGIRTHLR, from the exons ATGCCagtcccccctcctccccctccgcCTCCTCTGGCTccccctccaccaccaccaccaccaccaccgccCAACGCTGCCCTGCCAAAG tgtccAGCAGAGCCTCCTAAGTTCAAGTCtggtggaggaggtggtggaAGGAATGCCCTGTTGGCCGACATCCAGAAAGGAGCCAGACTCAAGAAAGTCACACAGGTCAATGACCGCAGCGCTCCTGCCGTCGATA AGCCCAAGGCTAGCACTGGAGATGTATCCAGCAGTGTTGGTGCTTCTCAGGGCTCATCAGGAGGGATGGCACCCATTGTACCCTCTTTGGGTGGGCTCTTTGCTGGAGGGTTCCCCACTCTCAGGCCTACAGGACAAAGAGACTTAGCAGGCAAGACTTCAG TGTCCCGATCGAGCTCCTCAGTCTCCCTGAAGCCTCTgtggaacccccccacgccagcagacaccagcagcgtgtctgagcctcccaggacagGGGAGCTCCGAGGCTCTGTCCACCGTCCGCCCGCTCCCTcgtcctctgctccttcctccccctctcacagcagcaagcacctgccttctttccCTGCATCTTCTCCCCCTCCGCATCCACCCAcccctccctctgctcctcccCCACCTCTCCCATCTCAAGCCTTCCAGGACCGGCCGGCCAACAGGCCTCCTCCGCCTCTCCCCTCCTGtccccctcctccacctcctccatccCAAGTCACCAAGCCCACCTGGCTCCCCATCCAGCACTCCTACCACACCTCCATCTCCCAGCCctctactcctcctcctcctcctcctccacctttcCAACCTCCCTCTGCTGTTCCAGGGGACCGCTCCTCAGGGTGCTTCTACACTCCACCCCCAGTCCACTCTGAACCTTCTAGGTTCCCCATCCTGCGGGACAGCCCACTGGGACCTcctcccccacctcctcctccccccctcccagCTTCTTACACCCCCAGCTGCCCGTCcaccctcccccctccaccaccCAAGGTGGCCGCAGTGCCCTCCCCAGCTATGCGCTCTCTGCCTCCCTCGTACCCCTGCAACGCCCCCACCCGACGGCCACCTGCTGTGCCCAGAAGTGCAG GTGTGGCTCGGctggctcctcctccagctccccCGGCACGATCCCCCTCTACCGAGCTGACCAGCCGCATTCCTCCACCACCGCCACCACCTCCTCTGCCTCCATCAAGTCTCAGGAATGGACACCTGCACAACCTGG ATGATTTTGAATCCAAGTTCCAGTTCCACCCCGTGGAGGACTTCCCCCCTCCCGATGAATTCAAGCCTATCCCTCGGATCTACCCCAGCAAAGAAAACAGAG GCAACCCCAAACCACCTGGGATTAGGACACATCTAAGATGA